The Maridesulfovibrio salexigens DSM 2638 region CCTTTATCTCAAAAAATAATAACAGACACCCTCGATCAAGCATAGAAAGCACAAATAATCAAAAAAAGTCAAGTACATCAACATCTGAAGGAACCTAAAAATAAATCATTATAACGTCTCAGTCGTAATGCATGAAAAAAGCGGAGCCAAAATGACTCCGCTTTTGAAACTAATGTTGCATAATATGTCCGGCTTGATTGACCATCCCCTGCATCAGTTCTGGATTCAATCCAGAATAAGAAAGATCCTTAACTATGCCTGCCCCCATGGATGCAGCTTGCAGGCTTTGCTGCAATTGCTGTTCTTTTATGAGCATATCCTTGCGCATATTTCTCAACTTCTCCACCTCATCACCGGAACGAACAATACCGTTTGGAACTCCGATCAACTCCGCATAATCATCCACGGCCCGATCCATATCCACTTTATCCAGAACTTCGGGATTAGCCTTTGCCAGATTGCCTACAAACTGGGCCAGCGACTGGATAGACTGGGTGCCGACCATTTTCTGGGCCTGCGCCAGTACCGAGATGTAATCAATCTTAATATCCGCCCCTTCGAGAACAGAAGGTGCTTCCGGCAATTGACCGGAACGCATCAGTATACCGAAAACCCTGTCTATAAGCGGATCAAGAAGTTCCGTGTGCTGACGTTCGATAACCGGACCGAGTTGAATAAGTTTTTCCTCATGCCGCTCAGCCACCTCAGCAGCGGTGATGGTTCTCCGGTTGGTGCCAGCCATCATCATGAAGATATCGTTGTAAAAACCTTCACGAATTGCTGTTCGTACATCCTGAATCTTATTGCTGACCCCGGCAAGGTCCGGACGAACCTGATAAAGCGGGGAAACTGAATCCTGCTGGTTCTGCTCTACCGGGTTTTGACCGCCTGGAAGCAAATTCAACCGCCTTGAATACATGGAAGGTACTTTCATGGGTGGTCTGAGAGTCAAATGCACGGCCTGAATCTGGCTTTTGCTCATTTCCATAAGCATCTTCACATCCGCCAACACATCCATAGCCGGAGAACGTCCATACACATCCATAGCCGAAGTATCCCAACGCGGGGCCATGTAAGGATTCTCCATAAAACCACTCTCGGAGAGGACATGGCCACCGTGACCATTGAGTAGAAATACGGATTCAAAAGGCATATTCATGGTATCCATAAGCGCGATGTCGAATTCATCACGCGGCTGGACCACGTGTAAAACATCGAACCAATGATCGCGATTCATGTTCAGGCTGCTATGCACTGTAGCCGGCAGGTTTTGCATGCCAAATCTTTTCTCAAGCTGACGGGCGGTCATCTTGAATTCACGGTAAACCGTATCCACACGTCCTTGTGCGTCCGTGGCAAGACAATACTCTCCGGCGGTAAGGGTACGGAACCTGATCCCGCGTTCATCATCCGGCTCACAATAAAGAATCCCGGTACCGAACCCTGCCAATTCCGTATAAAGTGAATGGATACAGGAATAAAAATTACTGCGGGCCAGGGCTCGATACATTGTGTTTTCAACCTTGGAAATCCACTCCCGTACAGACTTATGCCGCGCTAAATCGCGATCTGAAATACCGAGCCTGAACCACGGCCTTGCCGGAGAAGTAAGCCCGCCCTGCAATCCAGCCGCGAGAATACGCAATGCTCTCGTGGCTGTGGAATCAATTATCTTGCCTGACCTAACCCTACCATCATTCGGGCGGTGACCGTCATAAACACCCTTGCGCGGCAGAATGTAATCGCTGATATCCTGCCAGTGCGATTCCCAGCTGTTGCGTTCCTGACGCAACCCCTGCAATCTCCTTAAATATTGATTGTTTTCAATGTGTCTCATGTATTAATTATCTCCGACAATCCTCACTATCTTCTTACACTTAGGGCACTTAACCTGAACCTCAACAACTTTGCCTTTCATCAAAAGCCTGCGACAAACCGGGCAACGATGCTCACTCATTTCATTACTCCTTTAGAACGATTCAAAAATTCCTTACTGATTGTGGCCTTGCCTGCCGCCCCGTCAGGTCCGGTCAGAATTGTCTTCTTACGACCGAGGGCATGCACCTTGCGCATGCGCCCTTCAGATTCTTTGCGCCGTGCCAGCTTAGCTTCAAATTCAGCATTCTGACGATCTACTTCCCGCTGCCGGATATCGTTAGGGTGCAACCATTCACCGTCAATCCTGCTGTATCCGGCATTCTGCATTTCACCGGGAGTGTACCAATGTCCTGTCTTTTTCGAAAAAGTCCAATCTTCCGGGGCGCGCCAGTCCGCAGGGGCGGTAAGCCCCTCTGTTGATGATGACGGATTGGTTCCATAGGTATAACGATGCCATTTGAAATAACCGTTAAAACCGGGGGAACCGTTGGCAAACCAGACATTGGACTGCCCTTCCTTTGCTGCAGGGAGATCGGGCCTGTAATAATCAGCCATAAATCCCCCCTACTGACCAAGCTTGGTCTTTTGGGCCTGCAAATTCTGGGTAGCTGTTGCCAGCTGTCCGGTATCGCCCTGTCCGCCGGTCAGCACGGTGGCGCTACGCCCTTTTTTCATGCGCTCCATCTCACGCATCCTTTTGGCTTTCAGCTCTTCCTCACTCTTGGTGATAGCTTCCATCTTTGGTGGTTCAGGTGCCGGAGCCACCGGGGGTGCCGGTGGCGGTGATACTGGTGAAGTTGGTCCTTTTCCTCCTCCGCCTCCCATAATCATTCTCCTTGTTTGAAATTTTCTGTTTCGGGCATTGCGCCCGCTTTATTCCTGACCGCACAAAAAATTGCGGCATCCATACTTTTATCATCAGCCGCCAGATAAGCGGCCTGCGGGAGGATTCCCACTTTAGTAAAACCGGACCGCTCTGCCATGCGGCAAGCCAGCGGATTAGTCACTGGTATCAAACCCTTTATGCAGTCGAAAACATACCCACCCGCTACGTCAGTAACTGACAATAGATGTCGCAAAACCCCACGGCCCATCAGCAAAGTTCCCTTGCCGTGAAATCCGGGCATTATTGCGAGATGCACGAAACATGATTTCGAAGTGAAACCGTTTAGCCAGAACAATCCGGCAGGTTGCTGATCCTTGAATCCGAAAAAGAAATGCTGATCTTCACGGAGGACGAGATTCTGGAAATCGCGGAAATTTTCCACGGTTCCATCATAAAATATTACCGGGATTTGTCCGGCCTTGCGCATTGTTTCCCAGAACCAGTGCAGATGACCATCCGCAAGGGATTGCGTGCCGTCAAAATCCCTGAATTTATAAAATTTAAAACCTCCGTCCACTTCAAATCCGTACATCACCCCGCCCCCGTAAAAATGTCGTAATCCATCAGGGCCTGCATATCCTCCTGCTGTTCCAGCACATGGCTTTCCTTGGGGAAAACAGCCCCTAATGCAGGATCCAGAATACGAGCCATGCAGTCGAGCATGTCATCGTGCGGAGCCACAGGAAAAGCGAGGTATTCGTCATCAATAAACTCACGCACAAGATCCCTTTCCCGTCCTTGATGATCCATGAACCGCGCCTGCCACGGAAGATAGAACCGCGCCTGCTCGAACAGCGGAACCAGCTTTCGTATACGGTCAGCCTTGGGAACATTCCCGCCCAACGGATCAATGGCAAAGCGGTAATTCTGCTCATTCATCACGTAGCGCATATGCTCCACATCAGCCTGCTGACCGTATTTTTCGTAGCCCACCGCCAACGGCGAATAGGTTCGGTGCAAGCGGAACAAAGCCCGAGCACGTTCGGTAAGATTCAAGCGATCGCGGATACCATCGATCAAATAGTAATTACGGTCCGGCCCCAGCCCGACAACCAGCATTACCGTATAGTCGCTGCCGGATTTCTTCTCACTTGCCGGGTCCACCAGAAGATAGCGATTGAACTGCTGCCAACGGGTTTTACCCTTGCTGTCACGAGGGTCCCATCGGCTGATCCATTCTTCTCGAAATCCTTGCACATCATCAGCGCGAGGGTCCTGCATCATCTGGCAACCGAACACATACGGCCCCATTTCCCGCCTTTTGGTCTGCAATTGTTCCTTGGTCAGCAGCACCGGATCACCCTCCATAGTTCCGTCCG contains the following coding sequences:
- a CDS encoding Com family DNA-binding transcriptional regulator → MSEHRCPVCRRLLMKGKVVEVQVKCPKCKKIVRIVGDN
- a CDS encoding portal protein, whose translation is MRHIENNQYLRRLQGLRQERNSWESHWQDISDYILPRKGVYDGHRPNDGRVRSGKIIDSTATRALRILAAGLQGGLTSPARPWFRLGISDRDLARHKSVREWISKVENTMYRALARSNFYSCIHSLYTELAGFGTGILYCEPDDERGIRFRTLTAGEYCLATDAQGRVDTVYREFKMTARQLEKRFGMQNLPATVHSSLNMNRDHWFDVLHVVQPRDEFDIALMDTMNMPFESVFLLNGHGGHVLSESGFMENPYMAPRWDTSAMDVYGRSPAMDVLADVKMLMEMSKSQIQAVHLTLRPPMKVPSMYSRRLNLLPGGQNPVEQNQQDSVSPLYQVRPDLAGVSNKIQDVRTAIREGFYNDIFMMMAGTNRRTITAAEVAERHEEKLIQLGPVIERQHTELLDPLIDRVFGILMRSGQLPEAPSVLEGADIKIDYISVLAQAQKMVGTQSIQSLAQFVGNLAKANPEVLDKVDMDRAVDDYAELIGVPNGIVRSGDEVEKLRNMRKDMLIKEQQLQQSLQAASMGAGIVKDLSYSGLNPELMQGMVNQAGHIMQH
- a CDS encoding GNAT family N-acetyltransferase → MYGFEVDGGFKFYKFRDFDGTQSLADGHLHWFWETMRKAGQIPVIFYDGTVENFRDFQNLVLREDQHFFFGFKDQQPAGLFWLNGFTSKSCFVHLAIMPGFHGKGTLLMGRGVLRHLLSVTDVAGGYVFDCIKGLIPVTNPLACRMAERSGFTKVGILPQAAYLAADDKSMDAAIFCAVRNKAGAMPETENFKQGE